Proteins co-encoded in one Arachis stenosperma cultivar V10309 chromosome 7, arast.V10309.gnm1.PFL2, whole genome shotgun sequence genomic window:
- the LOC130939689 gene encoding protein FAR1-RELATED SEQUENCE 5-like has product MASPAPSMERRTAVIFGGNFPILRVSLNYRIVAVWHRIAEDEDTTGGVRVGDEAEMSDGADHGVGSIEGERSAGMESNENDFQEDDTEHDRHAEADVDNGDVVELEDGLDGAGGMSKNYAEDEFYAVDSGESIGWIDFLNLSADDVLRFNFADVDIAFEFYQQYAKHHGFGARRSRSEKRGEVRIWQEFVCHRQGFRSPKFYSMPNRQKRPRAETRCGCPARMLLRMDDESGRWHVAFFSDAHNHHVLELRFSSMLPGHRRMSEADIEQMNDMRKGGHWRLPNPRFYGEPGRRVFGDVVAFDATYKKNVYLSPLVVFSGVNHHNQTVVFVAVLVADEKEETYVWLLQ; this is encoded by the exons ATGGCTTCGCCGGCTCCATCAATGGAAAGAAG GACTGCAGTTATTTTTGGAGGAAATTTCCCAATTTTGCGTGTTTCGCTAAATTACCGCATTGTTGCTGTTTGGCACAGGATTGCCGAGGATGAAGATACCACTGGGGGCGTGCGCGTCGGCGATGAAGCAGAAATGTCCGACGGAGCAGACCACGGAGTTGGATCGATTGAAGGCGAACGCTCTGCAGGGATGGAGTCGAACGAGAACGACTTTCAGGAAGACGATACAGAACACGACCGTCATGCAGAGGCCGATGTCGACAATGGGGATGTGGTTGAATTGGAAGACGGTTTGGACGGCGCCGGAGGAATGTCTAAGAATTATGCGGAAGACGAGTTTTACGCCGTTGATTCCGGCGAGTCCATAGGTTGGATTGATTTTTTGAACTTGAGCGCGGATGATGTTCTCCGGTTTAATTTCGCAGATGTTGACATTGCATTTGAGTTCTATCAGCAATATGCAAAGCACCATGGATTCGGCGCGAGACGTTCCAGAAGCGAAAAACGCGGCGAAGTAAGGATATGGCAGGAGTTCGTGTGCCACCGACAAGGGTTCCGATCCCCGAAGTTCTACTCGATGCCTAACCGGCAAAAGAGGCCGAGGGCCGAGACACGGTGTGGATGCCCTGCAAGGATGTTACTCCGCATGGACGATGAATCAGGACGTTGGCACGTTGCGTTCTTTTCAGACGCGCATAACCACCACGTTCTTGAGTTGCGATTTTCTTCCATGCTCCCGGGCCATCGGAGGATGAGCGAAGCGGACATCGAGCAGATGAACGACATGCGCAAAGGGGGGCATTGGCGTCTCCCGAATCCACGGTTTTATGGCGAGCCTGGTCGGCGG GTGTTTGGAGACGTGGTTGCGTTTGATGCAACGTACAAGAAAAACGTTTACCTTTCACCTCTCGTAGTATTCTCCGGTGTGAATCACCACAACCAAACGGTTGTCTTTGTCGCTGTACTGGTGGCAGACGAGAAAGAAGAGACCTATGTCTGGCTGCTTCAGTAG
- the LOC130939113 gene encoding pentatricopeptide repeat-containing protein At1g02150-like translates to MLLLQSSLHKALSPSLSLSYAVSYSAALPSKISTISIGCRGVRCFQGLSVTCSISKIHSYGTVDYERRPIVRWNDIYKRISLMQNPELGSAAVLEQWEDEGKSFTKWELCRVIKELRKYKRYKRALEVYGWMNNKPERFSVSSSDAAIQLDLISKVHGVSSAEEYFLSLADKLTDRRTYGALLNVYVRYRMKEKAEALFDKMRSKGYAVHSLPFNVMMTLYVNLKVYDKVDMLASEMREKNIRLDIYSYNICLSSCGSRGSIEKMEEVFDQMVKDPKIVPNWTTFSTMATMYINMNMFEKAVGCLRKVESRIKGRDRVPFHYLLSLYGSVGKKDDVYRVWSTYKSMFATIPNLGYHAIIASLVKLDDIEGAEKIYEEWLSTSSTYDPRITNLLIGCYVKKGNTDKALGFFRQMTEGGGIPNSKTWEIICSGHIADERIADALSCFKEAFAADVSNKWRPRATNFSAFFKLCQDKDDTTSAEVLSGLLRQSRFIKNEVFVSLIGLSESDGTINNGELSTEVDTADITDDNDDGENAVDDSQMFNQLESTL, encoded by the exons ATGCTGCTGCTTCAATCCTCTTTGCATAAAGCCCTTTCCCCCTCCCTTTCCCTTTCATATGCCGTCTCTTATTCCGCTGCTCTTCCCTCTAAAATTTCCACTATCTCCATTGGTTGTAGGGGTGTCAGGTGCTTTCAGGGGCTCTCTGTCACGTGCTCCATCTCAAAGATCCATAGTTATGGCACCGTGGACTACGAGCGCAGACCCATCGTCAGGTGGAATGATATATACAAGAGAATATCGTTGATGCAGAACCCTGAACTCGGTTCCGCCGCTGTGTTAGAACAGTGGGAAGATGAAGGAAAGAGCTTTACTAAATGGGAGCTGTGTAGGGTTATCAAAGAGCTGAGAAAgtataaaagatataaaagagCCCTTGAG GTTTATGGTTGGATGAACAACAAACCAGAGAGGTTTAGTGTATCTTCAAGTGATGCAGCAATTCAGTTAGATCTGATTTCCAAGGTTCATGGAGTTTCTAGTGCAGAAGAGTATTTTCTGAGTCTGGCTGATAAGTTAACAGATAGAAGGACCTATGGAGCCCTTTTGAATGTATACGTGCGATATAGAATGAAGGAAAAGGCAGAGGCATTATTTGACAAAATGAGGAGTAAAGGTTATGCAGTACATTCGCTACCATTTAATGTAATGATGACTTTGTATGTGAACCTTAAGGTTTATGATAAAGTTGATATGTTGGCTTCAgaaatgagagagaaaaacatacgGCTCGATATCTATTCATATAATATCTGTCTATCTTCATGTGGTTCTCGAGGATCAATAGAAAAGATGGAGGAGGTGTTTGACCAGATGGTGAAGGACCCGAAGATTGTTCCTAATTGGACTACATTTAGCACAATGGCTACAATGTATATAAATATGAATATGTTTGAAAAAGCAGTAGGCTGCTTAAGAAAGGTTGAGAGTAGAATCAAAGGCCGGGATAGAGTACCATTTCATTATCTTCTGAGCTTATATGGAAGTGTTGGAAAGAAAGATGACGTTTATCGTGTGTGGAGTACTTATAAATCAATGTTTGCCACTATACCAAACTTGGGATACCATGCTATTATTGCTTCTCTGGTTAAACTGGATGATATTGAGGGTGCAGAAAAAATTTATGAGGAATGGCTTTCAACAAGTTCGACTTATGATCCGAGAATAACAAACCTTCTGATAGGCTGTTATGTCAAGAAAGGCAATACTGACAAAGCTCTGGGTTTCTTTAGACAAATGACTGAAGGTGGTGGAATTCCGAATTCAAAAACTTGGGAGATTATTTGTTCTGGGCATATCGCTGATGAGAGGATCGCGGATGCTCTGTCCTGCTTTAAAGAAGCTTTTGCGGCCGATGTTTCAAACAAATGGAGACCAAGGGCGACAAACTTTTCTGCATTCTTTAAACTTTGTCAGGACAAAGATGATACTACAAGTGCTGAAGTGTTAAGTGGGTTGTTGAGACAGTCTAGATTTATCAAGAATGAAGTTTTTGTGTCACTCATTGGCTTGTCAGAATCCGATGGTACCATCAACAATGGCGAATTGTCGACCGAAGTTGATACCGCGGATATAACTGATGATAACGATGATGGTGAAAATGCAGTTGATGACTCTCAAATGTTCAACCAATTGGAGAGTACCTTGTGA